Proteins encoded within one genomic window of Brassica rapa cultivar Chiifu-401-42 chromosome A09, CAAS_Brap_v3.01, whole genome shotgun sequence:
- the LOC103837499 gene encoding pyruvate kinase, cytosolic isozyme, whose amino-acid sequence MSNIDIEGIMKDLPNDGRTPKTKIVCTLGPASRSVPMIEKLLKAGMNVARFNFSHGSHEYHQETLDNLRAAMQNTGMLAAVMLDTKGPEIRTGFLKDGNPIQLKEGQEITISTDYDIKGDEKTISMSYKKLPVDVQPGHTILCADGSISLAVLSCDPKAGTVRCRCENTAMLGERKNVNLPGVVVDLPTLTEKDVEDILKWGVPNKIDMIALSFVRKGSDLVNVRKVLGSHSKSIMLMSKVENQEGVLNFDDILRETDAFMVARGDLGMEIPIEKIFLAQKMMIYKCNLAGKPVVTATQMLESMIKSPRPTRAEATDVANAVLDGTDCVMLSGESAAGAYPEIAVKTMAKICIEAESSLDYNTIFKEMIRATPLPMSTLESLASSAVRTANKARAKLIIVLTRGGTTAKLVAKYRPAVPILSVVVPVFTSDTFNWSCSDESPARHSLIYRGLIPVLAEGSAKATDSESTEEIIESALKSATEKGLCNHGDAVVALHRIGAASVIKICVVK is encoded by the exons ATGTCGAACATAGACATAGAAGGGATAATGAAGGATCTGCCTAACGATGGGAGGACTCCTAAGACGAAGATCGTTTGCACTTTAGGTCCTGCCTCTCGCTCTGTTCCTATGATCGAGAAGCTTCTCAAAGCGGGAATGAACGTTGCTCGTTTCAACTTCTCTCATGGTAGTCATGAGTACCATCAGGAGACTCTTGACAATCTCCGCGCCGCTATGCAGAATACAGGCATGCTTGCTGCTGTTATGCTTGACACAAAG GGGCCTGAGATTCGTACCGGTTTCTTGAAAGATGGGAACCCTATACAACTCAAGGAAGGTCAGGAGATAACTATCAGTACTGATTACGACATCAAGGGTGATGAGAAAACGATCTCCATGAGCTACAAAAAGCTGCCGGTGGATGTTCAGCCCGGACACACCATACTATGTGCTGATGGAAGCATAAGTCTAGCTGTACTGTCGTGTGATCCAAAGGCTGGAACTGTGCGATGTCGATGTGAGAATACAGCGATGCTGGGGGAAAGAAAGAACGTGAATCTCCCTGGTGTTGTTGTTGATCTCCCCACTTTGACTGAGAAGGATGTGGAAGATATTTTGAAATGGGGTGTTCCGAACAAGATCGATATGATTGCTCTCTCGTTTGTGCGTAAAGGATCGGATCTTGTTAATGTCAGGAAAGTACTTGGATCTCACTCCAAGAGTATAATGTTGATGTCCAAGGTTGAGAACCAGGAAGGAGTGTTGAACTTCGATGACATCTTGCGTGAAACGGATGCGTTCATGGTTGCTCGTGGTGATCTAGGGATGGAGATTCCTATAGAGAAGATCTTCTTGGCTCAAAAGATGATGATCTACAAGTGCAACCTCGCTGGTAAACCGGTGGTCACAGCCACTCAGATGCTCGAGTCTATGATCAAATCTCCTAGGCCAACACGAGCCGAAGCCACTGATGTAGCAAACGCGGTTCTAGATGGCACGGACTGTGTCATGCTCAGCGGTGAAAGCGCTGCAGGAGCCTACCCTGAGATAGCAGTGAAAACAATGGCTAAAATCTGCATCGAAGCTGAGTCATCTCTTGATTACAACACAATCTTCAAGGAGATGATAAGAGCTACTCCACTTCCAATGAGCACGCTGGAGAGTCTCGCATCATCCGCTGTAAGAACAGCAAACAAAGCCAGGGCTAAACTCATCATCGTGTTGACCAGAGGAGGTACAACGGCTAAACTCGTGGCTAAGTATAGACCAGCTGTTCCGATTCTCTCCGTGGTTGTTCCTGTTTTCACAAGTGATACATTTAACTGGAGCTGCAGCGATGAGTCACCGGCGAGGCATAGTTTGATATACAGAGGTTTGATTCCGGTTTTGGCTGAAGGATCTGCAAAAGCCACTGACAGTGAATCTACAGAGGAGATTATTGAGTCTGCCTTGAAGTCGGCTACTGAGAAAGGACTCTGTAACCATGGTGATGCTGTGGTGGCTCTCCACCGTATTGGAGCTGCTTCTGTTATCAAGATCTGTGTTGTCAAGTGA